The Podospora pseudocomata strain CBS 415.72m chromosome 3, whole genome shotgun sequence genome window below encodes:
- the NUP49 gene encoding Nucleoporin nup49/NSP49 (Nuclear pore protein nup49/NSP49) (EggNog:ENOG503P1PN; COG:U; COG:Y): protein MFGRSASGPGGLSINTGGANLFGSGTTQQTPAAGGGLFGSTTTTQPAQQGTSLFGGTSTATTQPQQPTGSLFGTTATSQPQQSGGLLGQTTTTPQAQTGGLFGNKLGTTQPAQPQQQQQTGGLFGGGTATTAQQPQTMSLFGGATTQQTQPQQSGGLFGATPQQPQQQQGGLFGGTSTTTGTSMFGTKPDAPAATSLFGGGSLGQSTMQQPAQQQVPGLTMGQTAKQSVVPGVRIDLSNIRSTTRFNDLQETLQKEIADIDDRIQKCIRDYEAVEAFLPSHGELLSAIPTDVSFVSRKSEGAHRALESDIDAINQLHELIKTDADNARLSFKAIDNLKLPVQYHQTGLWSKGGSTGAGDANAESNSDLITFFSKTADEMDTMMNRFEKNLGEIEVHLHGVQGNMMEALQRAAAGNRPGQNGVDENVLELAAVLREFEEGILKVAGKVGGLKEGITELQLKDFMGHGS from the exons ATGTTTGGGAGATCAGCTAGTGGCCCCGGGGgcctcagcatcaacacgGGCGGCGCCAATCTTTT CGGCAGCGGCACGACACAGCAAACTCCCGCGGCAGGCGGTGGACTTTTTggatcaacaaccacgaccCAGCCCGCCCAGCAAGGGACATCTCTGTTTGGCGGTACCAGCACGGCGACGActcaaccacagcagccaaccgGCTCCCTGTTCGGCACGACAGCAACTTCGCAGCCTCAGCAGAGCGGAGGTCTTCTTGGTCaaacaacgacaacaccacagGCTCAGACCGGAGGTCTATTCGGGAACAAGCTAGGCACAACACAGCcagctcaacctcaacagcagcaacaaaccGGTGGTCTCTTTGGCGGTGGCACCGCGACGACTGCGCAACAGCCTCAGACCATGAGCCTGTTTGGAGGAGCGACGACGCAGCAGACCCAGCCTCAGCAATCTGGTGGTCTCTTTGGCGCGACACCACAGcaacctcagcagcagcaaggaggCCTTTTTGGAGGCACATCTACCACCACAGGTACCAGTATGTTTGGAACCAAGCCAGATGCTCCCGCAGCCACCTCACTTTT cggcggcggcagcctcggccaGTCAACGATGCAACAACCAGCCCAGCAACAGGTTCCCGGCCTCACCATGGGCCAGACAGCCAAGCAATCCGTCGTCCCAGGCGTCCGCATCGACCTGTCCAACATCCGCTCCACCACCCGCTTCAACGACCTCCAGGAAACCCTCCAGAAAGAAATCGCCGACATTGATGATAGGATCCAGAAATGCATCCGGGATTACGAAGCCGTGGAAGCTTTCTTGCCCTCCCACGGCGAACTTCTCTCTGCCATCCCCACAGACGTCAGCTTCGTCAGCCGCAAGTCCGAGGGCGCCCACCGCGCCCTAGAAAGCGACATTGACGCCATCAACCAGCTCCACGAGCTGATCAAGACCGACGCCGACAACGCGAGGCTGTCCTTTAAGGCtatcgacaacctcaagctTCCGGTCCAGTACCACCAGACAGGGCTGTGGTCAAAAGGGGGATCTACCGGAGCGGGCGACGCCAATGCGGAGAGTAACTCGGATTTGATCACGTTCTTCAGCAAGACGGCGGATGAGATGGACACGATGATGAATAGGTTTGAAAAGAACCTGGGCGAGATCGAGGTTCATCTTCACGGCGTGCAGGGCAATATGATGGAGGCGCTGCAGAGGGCCGCGGCTGGGAACCGCCCTGGGCAGAACGGGGTGGATGAGAATGTACTCGAGCTAGCGGCGGTTCTTAGGGAATTCGAGGAGGGCATTCTCAAGGTGGCTGGCaaggttggggggttgaaggaggggatTACGGAGCTGCAGCTCAAGGATTTCATGGGGCATGGGAGTTAG
- the FIP1 gene encoding Cleavage polyadenylation factor subunit fip1 (COG:A; EggNog:ENOG503NYKM; BUSCO:EOG09264OAU), which yields MSSSQPPMDIDEDEDFYGDSDQEATPATTTTAQPAATAAAPPAAPKNDSNSDLEEGEEEDEGGEMDEDEDSDIDIITERKDNSQPAPPPQSKYSEIRNIPQRSTTAPEGAPPKQYPSVPREESRQQQQTELPPVSTSKIDVNAIPIHKPTGKPLTQVNIDEDLPDNDKPWRKPGTDLSDYFNYGFDEFTWALYAQKQEAMRGEYNQDAIAQNNTKMMEEMTKMMMMGGMMPGAGGPGGPGMGVPGGGPQMQGMDGMAPEMQAMMQQMMASGMDPSQMGDMSGMFQGGQQPGGHGGQQGQGGFGQGGFGGNQGQGYGYDQQMGGGRGRGRRGRW from the exons ATGTCTTCATCACAGCCCCCCATGGAtatcgacgaggatgaggactttTATGGTGACTCCGATCAGGAGGCCACCCccgcgaccaccaccactgcccaaCCTGCtgcgactgctgctgctcccccaGCCGCCCCCAAGAACGACAGCAACTCCGATCTAGAGGaaggcgaagaggaagacgaaggcggcgagatggacgaggacgaggataGT gacatcgacatcatcaccgagaGAAAAGACAACTCCCAGCCCGCCCCTCCACC ACAATCCAAATACAGCGAGATCCGAAATATTCCCCAACGATCAACAACCGCCCCCGAAGgcgcccccccaaaacaataCCCCTCCGTCCCCCGCGAGGAGTcccgccagcaacaacagaccGAGCTACCCCCTGTGTCAACCTCCAAGATCGATGTCAACGCCATCCCGATCCACAAGCCCACTGGCAAGCCCCTCACACAAGTAAACATCGACGAAGACCTCCCAGACAACGACAAGCCCTGGCGCAAACCGGGCACCGATCTGTCGGATTACTTCAACTACGGCTTTGACGAGTTCACCTGGGCTCTCTATGCCCAAAAGCAGGAGGCCATGCGCGGGGAGTATAACCAGGATGCTATCGCTCAGAACAACACAAagatgatggaagagatgaccaagatgatgatgatgggcggcATGATgcctggtgctggtgggccAGGCGGACCGGGGATGGGTGTTCCTGGCGGTGGTCCTCAAATGCAGGGGATGGATGGTATGGCACCAGAGATGCAGGCGATGATGCAGCAGATGATGGCGAGTGGGATGGATCCGAGCCAGATGGGCGATATGAGTGGCATGTTCCAGGGTGGGCAGCAACCTGGTGGTCATGGTGGgcagcaaggtcaaggagggtttggtcagggtgggtttggggggaatCAAGGGCAGGGTTATGGATATGACCAGcagatgggtggtgggagagggaggggaagaagggggaggtggtaa